Proteins encoded in a region of the Ziziphus jujuba cultivar Dongzao chromosome 3, ASM3175591v1 genome:
- the LOC107423429 gene encoding calcium-transporting ATPase 12, plasma membrane-type-like, translated as MKVVKKKDLERLNEELRGIEGVATALGTHTSTGIPDDEKKINQRRKIFGSNTYKKPRPKGFFRAVYRPLDEFAILSDYVNVVAAVILFVAAYGIGSCMPSSARKSKAIISGDEIEVLRGGKSKKVSKSEIVVGDVVCLKIGDEVPADGLFLRGNNPQLEERDSEISGRAVQVVNEENPFLFSGSQVVDGYGGCQMMVTSVGMKAKWCKMMRKPSCGSSDEKIDTVEDQVYNLTCSIRNKVGLPIALLGLIAFLARYFTGNTKGKQEIINGKIKVEFWDSSLVEFIATAFITVVVVIPESLRLGMALTTFYSKKRLMADMEMVSDTSVSRCETMGSVTTICTSKTGILTMNRMEVKEFYLGEHSVLEKEAYLTNASTHVKNLLKEGIALNTSPSTPTDKAILSWAVRVLDMDMEVKCRCLVLRPDHRDDEAALNINSQKKKRSGVLMKREVDNTVHVHWKGEAEAILEMCSSYYDNSISRNPIDLDDEQKVKFRRIVQHMTERSLQCIAFAHNQVEPVDGRHTLKEDGLVLLGLVGIKDPCRPKMKAAMKDCQNAGVDVKMFTSDNISSAEDIARECGILLDTDDQEGAVITGEAFRNYSEDERMEKVDKIQVMANSSANDKLLMVKTLKKKDGIVAVSGNNSNDVLALLEADVGISMGNKAGTDVVKKVSNIVILDDNFASVARLLKSSICIYNNAQKFIQFQLTLNLAALAIIFISAACAGEIPLDFTGVLWLNLIVNTLASLALATERPTEEPIKRQPVGRKEPLISNIMLRNLLGQVVYQIVVVLTLLFKVKSVSKKRNTLIFSAFLLCQVFNEFNATNLESIENVFKGIHRDIAFLVCTGITISAQVLFMQLYSHQEDGYFVMLNLWHWGICFGFAIISWPIDWIVKCIPVPKKPLVNYLSDTFKVVAQFGMKK; from the coding sequence ATGAAagttgtgaagaagaaggatttGGAACGACTTAATGAGGAGCTGAGAGGTATTGAAGGTGTAGCAACAGCTCTCGGAACCCATACGAGCACAGGGATTCCTGATGATGAAAAGAAGATCAATCAACGACGTAAAATATTCGGCTCAAACACATATAAAAAGCCACGCCCAAAAGGTTTTTTCCGTGCCGTATACCGACCTCTAGATGAATTTGCCATTTTAAGTGATTACGTGAACGTTGTTGCTGCCGTTATCCTTTTCGTTGCTGCCTACGGCATCGGTAGCTGCATGCCCTCTTCAGCTCGCAAGTCCAAAGCGATCATCAGCGGAGACGAAATCGAAGTTTTGAGAGGTGGAAAAAGCAAGAAGGTTTCGAAATCCGAAATCGTTGTGGGAGATGTGGTTTGCTTAAAGATCGGAGACGAAGTTCCAGCAGACGGCTTGTTCTTACGAGGGAATAATCCGCAATTAGAGGAGAGGGATAGTGAGATCAGTGGCCGTGCCGTACAAGTAGTTAACGAGGAGAATCCATTTCTGTTTTCTGGATCTCAAGTTGTTGACGGTTATGGTGGATGCCAGATGATGGTCACTTCAGTTGGCATGAAGGCGAAATGGTGCAAAATGATGAGGAAACCCAGTTGCGGTTCGAGTGATGAGAAAATTGACACGGTAGAAGATCAAGTATACAACCTTACTTGTTCAATACGTAACAAGGTTGGTCTGCCAATTGCCTTACTCGGTTTGATAGCCTTCCTTGCCCGATACTTCACCGGGAATACCAAAGGAAAACAGGAAATCATTAATGGTAAAATCAAGGTTGAATTTTGGGATTCATCATTGGTGGAATTTATAGCAACTGCTTTTATCACTGTGGTTGTCGTAATCCCAGAAAGCTTGCGATTAGGCATGGCTCTTACCACTTTCTATTCAAAGAAGAGATTGATGGCTGACATGGAAATGGTGAGTGACACTTCTGTCTCCCGTTGTGAGACAATGGGATCTGTCACCACCATCTGTACCAGCAAAACAGGCATTCTCACCATGAACCGGATGGAGGTCAAAGAGTTTTATCTCGGCGAGCACTCTGTTTTGGAAAAAGAGGCTTATTTGACAAATGCTTCTACTCATGTtaaaaatttgttgaaagagGGAATCGCTCTGAATACGAGTCCTAGTACTCCAACTGATAAAGCAATTCTTTCATGGGCAGTTCGTGTCTTGGATATGGATATGGAAGTGAAATGCAGGTGTCTGGTTCTTCGTCCTGATCATCGTGATGATGAGGCTGCTTTAAACATTAATTCGCAGAAGAAGAAACGAAGTGGGGTTTTGATGAAGAGGGAGGTAGACAACACAGTCCACGTTCATTGGAAAGGAGAAGCAGAGGCGATTTTAGAGATGTGTTCTAGCTACTACGACAATTCAATTTCTAGAAACCCCATAGATCTCGATGatgaacaaaaagttaaattccGACGCATCGTTCAACATATGACGGAGAGAAGCCTCCAGTGCATCGCTTTTGCACACAATCAAGTTGAACCGGTCGATGGACGTCACACACTGAAAGAAGATGGTCTGGTACTATTAGGACTGGTTGGCATCAAAGATCCATGCCGTCCAAAAATGAAAGCAGCCATGAAAGATTGCCAGAATGCTGGAGTAGATGTCAAGATGTTCACCAGCGACAACATTTCCTCAGCAGAAGACATAGCCAGAGAGTGTGGAATACTACTCGATACAGATGATCAGGAAGGAGCAGTAATAACAGGTGAGGCGTTCCGAAACTACTCTGAAGATGAAAGAATGGAAAAAGTTGACAAAATCCAAGTCATGGCGAACTCATCTGCTAATGATAAACTACTAATGGTGAAAACATTGAAGAAAAAGGATGGCATCGTTGCAGTTTCTGGGAACAACTCAAATGATGTACTTGCGCTGTTGGAAGCTGATGTAGGAATCTCCATGGGGAACAAAGCTGGCACCGATGTCGTCAAGAAAGTCTCCAATATCGTAATCTTGGATGATAATTTTGCATCAGTGGCCAGACTTCTGAAATCGAGTATATGCATTTACAACAACGCACAGAAATTCATACAGTTTCAGCTCACTCTCAATCTTgctgctcttgctatcatcttTATTTCAGCAGCTTGTGCAGGTGAAATCCCATTGGACTTCACCGGTGTACTGTGGCTGAACTTGATTGTAAATACACTGGCTTCTCTGGCTCTTGCCACGGAGAGGCCCACCGAAGAACCCATCAAGAGGCAACCTGTTGGTAGGAAAGAGCCACTCATATCCAACATCATGTTGAGGAACCTCTTGGGTCAAGTTGTGTATCAGATTGttgtcgttttgacattactgTTCAAGGTCAAATCGGTTTCTAAGAAGAGAAACACCTTGATCTTCAGTGCTTTCCTGCTTTGCCAAgttttcaatgaattcaatgcAACAAATCTAGAGAGTATCGAAAATGTGTTTAAAGGGATACACAGGGACATAGCGTTTCTAGTTTGTACTGGAATAACCATCTCTGCTCAGGTATTGTTTATGCAATTGTATTCGCACCAAGAAGATGGTTATTTTGTGATGTTGAACTTGTGGCATTGGGGTATATGTTTCGGATTTGCCATCATTTCTTGGCCTATCGATTGGATCGTCAAGTGCATACCTGTTCCGAAGAAACCGCTTGTAAACTATCTTTCGGATACGTTTAAGGTGGTGGCTCAATTTGgtatgaaaaaataa